From Candidatus Neomarinimicrobiota bacterium, the proteins below share one genomic window:
- a CDS encoding C1 family peptidase, which produces MTKRHMTTQFLSRCRENLPDNPHKRVLRNSMIQNGIDKTVLSHDSLVENVFAFSHEIPTGKITNQEKSGRCWIFAALNTFRYAIAQKIKVKDFELSQSYPLFWDKFEKSNYFLENIIETRHEETDSRIVMWLMQDPVQDGGQWDMFAGLVEKYGIVPKQAMPETFHSSNTHRMNQLLTLKLRASASSLRKMAAQGTGEDDLRKEKEKILEKIYDMLVSFLGKPPVTFDFEYRDDDKKYHEDRNLTPVTFCEKYLESKPADYISIIHAPTKDKPFMKTYTVQFLGSVLEGRPVKYLNVDIQTLKSLTLAQLKAGEPVWFGCDVGQLSDRESGIMATDLYLYEDALETSFDLDKAGRLDYGESMLTHAMVFTGVHCVKDKPVRWKVENSWSEKSGKDGFFIMTDTWFDEYTYQVVIHKKYLSPELRKAAEQKPVVLNPWDPMGSLAFGV; this is translated from the coding sequence ATGACAAAAAGACACATGACGACTCAATTTCTCTCCCGATGCAGGGAAAATTTGCCGGACAATCCTCACAAACGCGTTCTCAGAAACAGCATGATTCAAAACGGCATTGATAAAACAGTGTTAAGCCACGATTCCCTGGTAGAGAATGTTTTTGCATTCTCACATGAAATTCCCACCGGGAAGATCACCAACCAGGAGAAAAGCGGCCGCTGCTGGATCTTTGCTGCCCTGAACACCTTTCGTTATGCAATTGCCCAAAAGATCAAAGTAAAGGATTTTGAACTTTCCCAGAGTTATCCTTTGTTTTGGGACAAATTTGAAAAATCCAATTATTTCCTGGAAAATATCATTGAAACCCGCCATGAAGAAACCGACAGCCGGATTGTGATGTGGCTGATGCAGGATCCGGTTCAGGATGGCGGCCAATGGGATATGTTTGCAGGATTGGTGGAAAAATACGGGATTGTTCCCAAACAGGCGATGCCTGAAACCTTCCATAGCAGCAATACACACCGGATGAATCAACTTCTTACACTCAAGCTCAGGGCCTCAGCTTCTAGTTTGCGAAAAATGGCGGCCCAGGGTACCGGTGAGGATGACCTTCGGAAAGAAAAGGAAAAGATCCTTGAAAAAATCTATGATATGCTGGTCTCCTTTTTGGGGAAACCACCTGTAACCTTTGATTTTGAATACAGAGATGATGATAAAAAATATCATGAAGACCGGAATTTAACCCCCGTGACATTTTGTGAAAAATACCTTGAAAGTAAACCGGCAGATTATATCAGTATCATACATGCGCCGACCAAGGACAAACCCTTCATGAAAACATATACGGTTCAATTCCTGGGAAGTGTTTTGGAGGGGCGTCCTGTTAAATACCTGAATGTAGATATTCAAACCCTGAAATCCCTGACACTTGCACAGTTGAAAGCCGGGGAACCGGTCTGGTTTGGGTGTGATGTCGGACAGTTGTCGGACCGTGAAAGCGGAATCATGGCGACGGATCTCTATCTCTATGAGGATGCCCTTGAGACCTCCTTTGATCTTGATAAGGCCGGGCGTCTGGATTATGGCGAAAGTATGTTAACGCACGCCATGGTTTTTACCGGTGTTCATTGTGTCAAGGATAAGCCGGTGCGCTGGAAGGTTGAAAACAGCTGGAGTGAAAAATCCGGGAAAGACGGATTTTTTATCATGACGGATACATGGTTTGATGAATACACGTATCAGGTGGTGATCCATAAAAAATATTTAAGCCCGGAATTGCGTAAGGCTGCAGAGCAAAAGCCGGTAGTCCTAAATCCCTGGGACCCCATGGGATCACTGGCTTTCGGGGTCTGA